From the Pleurodeles waltl isolate 20211129_DDA chromosome 6, aPleWal1.hap1.20221129, whole genome shotgun sequence genome, the window CAGTAGATGTTGATGATGGCCGCCAAAAGAGTAGGTAATGCACAGCACTTGCTGATTGGAATTGCGCAGTATATGTTGATGGGGGAGTGCCACAAACGACTGCCTCATTGGAGTGCTGTTAAATGGTAACTGCCTAGTGAGTTGGCTGCTAAAATTTGGCAGATAAAGATATTGAACAATGTTGTCTGGAGAGGGGGGATGAAGAATATTGTATGATGAacttcagcacaattttggctgTTGGGGATATTGCACAATAGTGGCTGTACTAGCTAATAAGGTGTGGTTCAGTAGAAGTTGATTGGATCCTAAATAGTGGGTAATACTGCCCAGTGTGGCATGAGCCACATTATACTCGCTGATGGAGGAGTTTGTGCAATACTGGTTGGTTGTAGTTATACATAATGACATCCCATGGAATGGTGCGTAATCCTTGTTGATGGaatgaagtgtaatactgccaaataATGAATAATGAAAAATATTGTCTAGCAAGACATGTCAAAATACTTACTGATGTggctgcacaatatcataataaggATGATGGAACATATTGGTTTGAGGGGGGGTTCAACGCAACGTTAACCCCTAGACAGCTGCACAATACTGACGGGTGTGGGACTGAATGATACAGGTTAGTGGAGGCTGCAAAATACTGACAGGTGCACGTGCTTCTCCCACTGGCTAGACCGGGTGTCTTACAAAATTGGCAGATGGGCTCTTGCACTACTTTGGATGACAATACTTCCTAATATGGATATAGAACAATGCTGCAAAATGGCACTTAGACAATACCAGCTGACGGAGGATGCAGAGTACTGGCTAGCAGGGACCAGAGACAATACTGAATGAGGAAAGCAACAGAATACTAGATGATGGAAGTATAGGCACCGCTCGTTGGCTATTGGAATTTGCGCAATTCTGGAATAAATACTACACAATATGACTAGATTTTCGTTGCAGAAATCTTCATGGCAGAAATGAACATTACAGGCACGTGGGTCGGTGGGATACTGGTCCTATGGAATACTGACTGGCCCAAGGGCTGGTCGTGATACCGAATTGTTTAAGGGGTTTCGCAACACCGTCACAGTTTGCATACATAATCGAGGCTAGTGGGGAATGAATAACACTGGGTTACATCTCGATATGTAATCATTTGAAGTTGCCAATTCGATGTTAATTGTCAGTCACACGTCTGAATACCAGCATGGCTGGCTCAGACTCTCATTCTTCCAAGACTGATAAATTGAATTGAATCGACTCGGGTAACAGTAACATCTCCTGTTTGCACCGTCGTTAAAAGGGAAAAGCGAGACGGCAAGTGTCTTCTAAAAACTGTGTTCATTTTGTTAGAATAAATTAAAGTGATTTCCCATTAAAGTCTGGTGATGGAAACACAATACTGACTGGTGTGATGTACAATACTTGCATGCAGGAAACTACGGACTAGTCACAGACTAGGAGAGATGCATTATATAAAGTGTTCGGATTGTGTAAAAACGGTTTGCTGGTGCCCTGATATAACACATACTGAATATGGTGGTTAAGGTCCTAAGTACAATAACGAACCAATGGAAACGTACATGACGTAAATTGTCAACATTTTGGTGAAAATTGCACGTGATCCTGTGACTATCAATACAAAAATGTCCGTCAAGGGTAAGTTGTCTACAGTAACCTAGTGAATCACAGCTCACACGTATTTAAAATCCAGTGTCCATTTTAAAATCGAATAAAGGCAGCACTGTACTCGATTGAATTTATATGGTAGGTAGGAACTAGTGAGACCAGGTGTATTTCGAATCACGGAGCACAAAGCAACGCATACATTAATGGTCAAAGTACtgccaaatatgtattcatttcagAAATGGCAAATCGCTACTAAATTCAAAACATGCCATAGGCAGCTGGTTTGTGGCGCTGTATGTATGGTCTTGTAACTTTTTGTGACATGCTGTTTCTCCGTTAGGCAAGCTCAAAGATACCATATTTTACCCCAAACATTTCACTTGATGAATGCAAGTGGTGAAAAGGGAATCGTCAGTAAGTTGTTGTTTTGCAGAATGCAACGAAGTGTGGGACGTTTCACAATATTTTACAAAATTGACATTTTATTATAGAACGCAGATGAACCCGAATTATAAGAAACATCTAATGCTTAAactaaggagagaaaaaggcatgctCAAAACCTGGAAATAAAAAACAATGTAGATTAAGATGACATGGCAATTGCATAAATTACCACTCAGAGTGCGAAAGCTCACATGAAAACACTCTGTTCTTGCTTTCACACAAAATGTGTTTGTGCTTCATAAGAATCAGATATGCGGGTAGCGCACCTCTGCTCGCAGTCATTATAATACAAGAAATGGTCCATAAGAGATCAGGTTTACACTGTCTAAATAATATGTGTTGGTGTTATGCAGCAATCACACTTACCTCGTTTATGAGTTGCATTAAATCTTCTTGTAGGAAGATGCGGCCAGACTTTTTTTTCTCATATGCTTCGTCCTTGGATTTCGCGCTTCTGCAACTGTGTTTTTCCTAGAAAAGAGGCGATAATGCCACTGTACAAATGACCCCGCTGGTGCGTGCAGCATTTTTTAGTTTCACACAACTAAAAGCGCTTCTCTTGGAATgtattgtagtttttttttcagtgacagtGGAAAGTCTTCTGCTGTCACGTTGATTGTAATAAAGTGCACGGGTTGGCTGAATCTGCAGTTTTCGAAAAAAAATATATTCTAGTCCAGCGAACAGGTTATTGTAATTGGATGGGTATAAGTGAATTTAGTGTTTTGCCGAATATTTTCTCGAAAGCATTGTATAGATCAATGTGTTACAAGGAGAATAATGAAGCTACGCTTTTTAATTTTGGTCGTTGGCTGTGCACGACCCTTTACTTCATTCTCCGTCCCATACGGATAAATAATTCATGTTGCCAACGTTTAGTTTTGCAAATCTCGGTGGATTAGATTTCACTGCTCTGTGCCAGTGGCTTTTCTCTGCTCACACAAATGGGAACCATCTGGAAGGTTACTGTGGCAACTGCCAGGGATGCCATGACAACGTTTTTTGGGTTTCCCGGGAAACTAGAGTTGCTATGGGAACTGCATCACCCAGATCAGAATTAGTAACTTCCGATGAGAGGCGTTTGCACCAGTTTAATCTTGGAATATGTGGACAGTCGCTCTGGGTTGGTGCATTATAAATGAAGAGAATGATCCGCGAGTGTCTCTTCTGTGCTGGATTTTCTTATGGACGTTTGGCACTTCTGGGTTGTCGACCTCGGACTCCACACAAATCCTTTCTCCGATTAgaataaaacaaacatacatttgcTTGAATGGCTAGTACATCGTAAAAACAACAATTATCCTGTCCCCTCCACGCTCAACGTCGTTTTCACCAACCGGTACCGTGACATCCTCGTCTCCAATGACATTTCGATGGAAAGAGACATTTTTTTATACAGAAATACCGGGTTTTCTTAAGAGGGAGGAGAAGACACCAGCCATTGCTTACTTTTAAAATCCAAATTAAGTAATGTGGGATGCAGTTCAATTTTAGGAAGGTGGTGAATTGCAGAAATGATCTAAATCCAAATTTAAGTTTGATCACGCACAATATCGCACAGTAAAAAGAAGTATCGTTGACGTGTGTGTTCTATTTGTAAAGCTACCTACAGATGCATCCGCCGTTCAACTAAACGGCCTCACTGCTCCAGAAGCCACAAAGTGTAATGTGCCCAAGGCACGTTCACAGAGGGAGGTGGGTTAGCTCATAATagaccagaagatgccctcagcgtAGTGACTGAGGCTGATAAGCGCAGATGTTATTCTTAGAGCAGTGAGTTAGTCCCCCTAAATCAGGTATTTCCTTTATTGCAGTGAGATTCACTTTTTCGGATGTTACAATCAAAACAGTGGCTGGGACCCATAAATCAAGATGTTATTGTCAGGACGGTGAGTTTATTAGTGCAGATGTTGCATTTTGAGCAGTGAGAAACACTACCTTGGATGTTAGGCTCAGACCAATTAATGGGATCCCCTAGACCAAATGTTAAAAAAAGTGATTAGGATCTTGTATCCCAAACATTGCCTTCACAACTAGCCAGAATGAGATTTGATCCAATTAACTAAATTGGCTCATTGGATCTAGGAAATCTGGGTTTTATCACAGCTTACGCTCTTAATCACACTGTgctactctgtgccccagtcaataAATATGAGAAAGCTGAGAATGCACAAACGTGGACTGAGGGTATGTAGTAAGCATTTGAAAATTAAGTAGACATTTGCAAAGCAGGGTATGGAATCCACTTGTCCTACCACTGTCATCAGCGAAGGTGGTGTGATCCACTAGCATAGATGCTGCATTAAGAATGGCAATTGCATTCTGCTAGTGTAGATTTTGATGTCAGAGCAGTACATGTCATTGAGTAGCACAGATGACATTGTAAGCAGCCATAAGGACTCAGTGATCTAGATGAAGTTAAGGAGTGAACAGGAGTCACTAGCAGCGAGGAGTTCCCCAGAGATAGCACAAACGTAGAAAGGTGGGACACCATAACCTTGAAGTAGTTAGGAAGAAGAgtgagtacgtgtgtgtgtgtgtgggtgggtactCTGGTGCAAGTACAGCATACAAAAAGAAGAGGGTCTGCTCCTTTTGGGAGGCATCTATGTGGTTTCTGTAAATGGATGTAGAAAACAGAAAGATAGGAGATTTAGACTGTAGCCTTGGGCAGTGTGCAGGTAGATCCAGGTGGCAGTCACTTAATCAGGTCGTAATACTGTAAACACAAGTGGTGGAGGTACGTGCTACGTGCTATGGGTGTCTGTGGTGCTTTCAGATGGTACTATAGATGTTTAGAACCTTGTCAGATTCAGAAACCATTGAAACCACCAGTGTTATATGCACTGATCGATGGTACGGTTTCTAGAtgcttatgttttaaattctgacagGATTTTGTATACATGCCAGGGATGCTTCCTATGACCTTGTGCTTAAATTGCCAGATGTGTTTTTCTGGAGTGTGATACGACTCTAGAGTCACTGGTACTGCCTCTCAGAGAGATATACATGTTCATGCCATTGGCCCTTTAAGCTATGATGCTAATGATGCCAGTGGTACTACCTCTTCAGGCCGATCTTATAGATGCTCATGAGGCAGGCTCTTGCAGAAGATGCTGTAAATACTGTATACAAAGACACCCTCGAACAATGATGGCATAGATGGGGGTGGTGCTGCCTCAGGAGATTCCACAGATGCTCATGGTGCTGTCACTCGATGGGTGATACTACAGATGCCAGTAGTGATGTCATTGGCGAAATACTGATGGTGCTGGCCCTTGCAGCCTGAATAACCGTCACTGTTTCATGTGCACCCCATTGTTACACATCAGTGAAGATTTTTTTTACTCCAATGGGGCCAGGATTGCCAACAACTGTGCAGTTGGCTGCTCTAAATGGGGTGCTGTGCTTGAAGGCACCAGGAGGCATGCCTTCCTCAATCACCATGTAATCAGCTTTGCTAAGCAATGAGTTACTACGAGCCTTTCGGAGGTCTTCAGTAGAGGAGAGGTGCTGACAGCTGCCCACATGCAGATATTGAGCCTgctcctcaccctccgtctcacggTGGTAGAAGTAGTTGAAGTTGGACACAATAACAGGTACAGGGAGAGCAATGGTTAGGACTCCTGCAATGGCACATAGGGAGCCAACAATCTTTCCGCCAATGGTGACTGGGTGCATATCACCATAACCTACTGTAGTCATGGTCACCACTGCCCACCAGAAGGCATCTGGGATGCTGTTGAAACCAGATTTGGGGTCATCAGCCTCAGCAAAGTAGACAGCACTAGAGAAGAGTATCACACCAATGAAAAGGAAAAAGATAAGTAGGCCGAGCTCCCGCATGCTAGCCTTCAGTGTCTGGCCCAAGATCTGTAGTCCTTTGGAGTGGCGTGACAGTTTAAAAATGCGGAAGACTCTCACCAGTCGGATGACCCGTAGAATGGCCAGTGACATGGCTTGCTGTCCATTGCCCTGCCGTTCAGCAAGCTCAGTTCCTAGGGTGATGAaataaggaatgatggcaacaatgTCAATGATGTTCATGATGTTGCGGGAGAAGGTGGCCTTGCTTGGGCATGCAAAGAAGCGCACAAGCAGCTCAAAGGAGAACCAGATGATGCACAGTGTCTCCACCACAAAGAAAGGGTCAGTGAAGGAGCTGGTGACTGCTAAGCTTGTGCCGTTGCCCGCAAAGGCTGACAGCACCAGTGGCCCATTGTATTCCTTGTCATCACGGAACTCAGGTAATGTCTCAAGACAAAAAATGACAATGGAGATAAGGATGACAAGCACAGACACAATGGCAATACCCCGCGCTGGACCAGAGCTTTCGGGGTACTCAAAGAGAAGCCAGACCTGGCGCTGGAAGAGGCGAGCAGGTAATGGGCGCTCCTCTTCACGGATAAAGCCCTCATCCTCGCGGAACTTCTCCATGGCCTCCTCACCCAGCTGATAGAAGCGTATCTCCTCCGAGAAGATGTCAATGGGCACATTGACAGGCCGCCGAATGCGCCCCCCAGATTGATAATAGTACAGGATTGCATCAAAACTTGGCCTGTTGCGGTCAAAGAAGTACTCATTGCGCAGTGGGTCAAAGTAGCGCATTCGCTTCTTGGGATCACCAAGCAGAGTGTCCGGGAACTGCGCTAAAGTGCGCAGCTGAGTTTCAAACCGCAGCCCTGAGATATTAACCACCACCCTCTCACAGCATTCGCGCCCCTCTGGTGGCAGTGGTGGCCCTGGTGCAGATAGACCTGAGTCCTCCTCCAGCATACCCTCGCAGGCCAGTACTGTCATGAGTGCGTCCTCGGGTTCTGCGCTGTAGCCTGGGTTCACCAGGTTGCTGTCGGCACGGTGATGGGTGGATGAGGGCGGTGGCGAGCGCAGGAGGTGGAGGTGTTCGTCCATACAGGTGAGGTGGCGGGCAGGGTGAGGAGAAGACGCGACAgcgtcccctcctcctcttcagggcCAGGGCGCCCGCCACCTCCGCCCTCTGCACGCTCCTCTTCCAAAGCACGTCCTTCCACCTCACAAACTGCTGTTTCTTCTGTCCCAAAGTCAAGAATCCTCTCGAGATGTTTGGTGAATTGTCCTCTTCACTTTTTAAAGTCCACCAAACCCTGTCattctccccaatttcagagctCCTTTTTCCATGTCAGCTTGTCCGTTCATCATTTATGTGAGAGCTACAGGTTTCTTGTTCCCTTTTCAAGCTTCTGGTCCAGCTTCTGTCCGCTCGAATCTCTTTAAGGAGCAGCACCCAGTATGAGTTCGAGCTTCGCCGCCatctcctcagcacacacgaacTCTTCTCTACCCTTCGTAGATGCCGTCTCTGCTGTTGGTTCTTATCCTCGCACAATCTGAGGTACCTGTTCACGGCAGCGCCAAATTGTTTTCCTCCTTCTCGCGTTCGTTTCGGGAATTCCAGCTACTGCCAGTTGGTTATCATTCCATTCCGCCTTGGCTCTGGCAGCAGTTTGACGGAGCGCACAAAATTATATTTATGTATCTCCCCCGcctttctcctccttcctctcctctcGTCAGTTTTTCCCGCCCACAGCGCGCGGCGGGGATTAAAATGAACGGTAGGTGGGTGGGGGCAGAAGGCGCTCAGGGTCCCCGAATGGAAAGGCGCGCGCACTAGATAAACTTCCCACCCAATTTCTCAGGGGCTCGCTCCCGTGCTGCGCCTGAGAACGTACCGACCAACTGGCGGCGCCGCGCGGCCCAACCACCTGCAGGAGCAGAGCGCAGACTACGCGCACATCACGGTTTGATGGGTCTGGAAGGCACACGTGTCCGTGGCCACCCAGACAAAAGGTTCGTGCAgagactcacaaatcagcacaaacATGTCTGAGAACACAGAACACATTTACCACCCGTGCAGTGGCTCACGAAGCGGTAACCTTTTTAAAACAGGCACCTGTTTAGGAATATGTAACATCTCACATGCAGGCTCCCGCCGTTAATGTGCATCCTTGAGTTCAGCACCGCCTGTCGAAGGTTTTGTTTCGTGTGTGTTTGGTAACACCTGTTGTTCATTCTTCTTTCGTGTACATGTCGCTCGATAATCCAAATGTGCACAGTTTCCGAGGGGGTGTTTGGGATTTTACACCCCAATCCTAATGTatatattctgtagtaaatagttaggTACAGGTGCATTTAGTCGGGTATGCTGCGGTGCCTCTGGATTTCACCTAGGATTTTAGACGCACACACAGACTAACACACCCCTCTCTGTTTTGCAGTTCTtataaaatgttggttatttttcaaCATATTTAAGTACAGCTAACAGTCCGCACTGCTCTCCCTTTAAACTGCCCCTTAAGCACCCCCTCCCCATGTCCTGCTATTCAGGTAATGTATTATACCGTGATATGCCATCGTGATTTTTAAAAAATCTGAAGCCTACACACCCTAATCCTACTGACTAAAGTACGATCCTGTCTATATTCCCGCTATTTTCTCAAATAAATGCTCAGCCTAAACAGAGAACCCCGCGTGGCGTTTTTTCTTATTATAAATCCCGTACTTTTCTTCTCTCAATAGGCATTGGTGTCGGAAAATATTCCACTCATTCATACTCTTCTCTCAGTTTATTTATACCAATGTACTGATGTGAGAGACGTTTTGAAAACGCCTTCTTCTCAAAGACATTTCGCATCACAACTAGTAGCCCACGACTTGCTGTCGCAGATATTCAGTTAACCGAAATTCGTGTTGCATATCATTACCGCAACAGATGACTGCTCTCACGTATTACCTTCA encodes:
- the LOC138300086 gene encoding potassium voltage-gated channel subfamily A member 3-like, coding for MDEHLHLLRSPPPSSTHHRADSNLVNPGYSAEPEDALMTVLACEGMLEEDSGLSAPGPPLPPEGRECCERVVVNISGLRFETQLRTLAQFPDTLLGDPKKRMRYFDPLRNEYFFDRNRPSFDAILYYYQSGGRIRRPVNVPIDIFSEEIRFYQLGEEAMEKFREDEGFIREEERPLPARLFQRQVWLLFEYPESSGPARGIAIVSVLVILISIVIFCLETLPEFRDDKEYNGPLVLSAFAGNGTSLAVTSSFTDPFFVVETLCIIWFSFELLVRFFACPSKATFSRNIMNIIDIVAIIPYFITLGTELAERQGNGQQAMSLAILRVIRLVRVFRIFKLSRHSKGLQILGQTLKASMRELGLLIFFLFIGVILFSSAVYFAEADDPKSGFNSIPDAFWWAVVTMTTVGYGDMHPVTIGGKIVGSLCAIAGVLTIALPVPVIVSNFNYFYHRETEGEEQAQYLHVGSCQHLSSTEDLRKARSNSLLSKADYMVIEEGMPPGAFKHSTPFRAANCTVVGNPGPIGVKKIFTDV